TCTAATAGTAGAAATTTTGCTATTAATATAGTACATTGGGTTGAACTCTAAATTTTAGAGTCCCTCTGTAAATacatatgaaaattattttcttattatatgtacatatacttgTAAGAGTGATCTCAGGGAGAAACAAACCAGCTTTCTGGAGGTCACAATGTGGGAAAAACAAattgtgaaataaaatgaatcattcCCTCTTCCACTAGAAATGTGCCTTTGCCAGTCTTATAAATGCTTATTTGGATGCATGAGAACAAAGTACCTTAGATCACAGTGGCAGTGGTGTGTGGAGTACTGTCATTGACGATTGCCGCTGACTGATTAGATATGAAGAAAAGTCACACTCGGCCAGGAATGTGGACCCAGCACATGAGACAACTCAGTTCATCCAGAGCCATTGCCAAGAGGAATTCTTATACTCTCTTTATTAAACATAGAAGCACCTATTCCTTAGCATTCAATAGTGTATTCTCTGATATGAATGCACAGATACATGTCCTGACTGGAGACAGTTTCCATATAACCagagtaaaaaaaattattaagacaAGTACACATATTATTGATAGAACTCAGTAACAAAGGGCTGATGTTCAATTCTCTAAATTACTGAGTTCTTACCTATCTTGTTTCTAAATTGATGCTGGATTGGGATCTTTTTTACTTGTTTACAAAAACTATAAAAGTATGAGCCCCATATAAGCTTTAGAAGCATTGGTAACCCAAGAAGAGCTGTGGCTTCTTCTATTAATATACACTGGCTGAACACAGAACAGCGTCTTGTAAACCCCTGACACAATGCTTAACAGAGTTCTAAATGTTGCTCTTCCTAACTCTAGCTATGCTTCATGGTCAGCCTACTGGTCACTTCAGGAAGGCTGGTGGGGACCTTGAGATATGAATTGCACAGTAGAGGGTAGGGGGGACAACAGCAGAGTATCCCTGATAGAGCCAGAAACACTATCAGGGACACAAATGTCCATCTTGCTGACCCACCCTTGCCCAAGTCCCACCCCTGGTGGTGGCCAACTACCTTTGACAAATAGTCTCCTTTTATTGGGGGAAGGAAGGGCCTTGGGACAGGAGATGAGGAATAAAAGGCCACACAGTAAAGAGGCAGCACAGACTTGCTTCTGGCCCATTAGGATCACCAGTAAGCTCCCAGACACCATGGTGCATTTTACTACCGAGGAGAAGGCTGCTGTTGCTAGTCTGTGGGCCAAAGTGAATGTGGAGGTGGTTGGCGGTGAGAGCCTGGCAAGGTAAGCACTGGACACAGGTAGGACAGGGTGTAGAAAGGCTGAAAGTGTTCCATAAAAGAGGGACTGCTTAGGTTTCTTACATACTCTGACTTCTCATCTGTTCTGAGGCTCTGATCATCCCATAGGCTCCTGATCATCTACCCGTGGACCCAGAGGTTCTTTGACAGTTTTGGAAACTTCTACTCTGAGTCTGCAATAATGGGCAACCCCAAGGTCAAGGCCCACGGCAGGAAGGTGCTGAACTCCTTTGGAAATGCCATTAAGCTCATGGATGACCTCAAGGGCATCTTTGCAGATCTAAGTGAGCTGCACTGTGACAAGTTGCACGTGGATCCCGAGAATTTCAGGGTGAGTTCTGGGCATGCCTGTGCTTTGTTCTTTCATCCAGGTTTCTGTGCTGTGGTTATAATGAGAACA
This sequence is a window from Bubalus kerabau isolate K-KA32 ecotype Philippines breed swamp buffalo chromosome 15, PCC_UOA_SB_1v2, whole genome shotgun sequence. Protein-coding genes within it:
- the LOC129629070 gene encoding hemoglobin subunit epsilon-4-like, with amino-acid sequence MVHFTTEEKAAVASLWAKVNVEVVGGESLARLLIIYPWTQRFFDSFGNFYSESAIMGNPKVKAHGRKVLNSFGNAIKLMDDLKGIFADLSELHCDKLHVDPENFRLLGNMILIVLATHFSKQFTPQMQAAWQKLTNAVANALAHRYH